Proteins encoded in a region of the Zea mays cultivar B73 chromosome 2, Zm-B73-REFERENCE-NAM-5.0, whole genome shotgun sequence genome:
- the LOC100280326 gene encoding uncharacterized protein LOC100280326: MVDLADLEGAGEAARSHPAASGQRDRLAALLELAAADDAAGFREALAGGGGQGDAAELADGVGLWYGRSKAYEPRTPLMVAATYGSVEVVSLLLGLGCVDVNRRPGVDGATPLHCAASGGSRNAVAVVKLLLAAGACPVTPDSAGRLPADVILPPASPDALGDLDMLLGRRRGLAVATSVPSLSSSPPLSTSPDEGNRSPSSRSSSLSPITVDRAKKEYPVDPTLPDIKSSVYASDEFRMFAFKVRPCSRAYSHDWTECPFVHPGENARRRDPRKHPYTAVPCPNFRRPGGCPSGDSCEFSHGVFESWLHPSQYRTRPCKEGAACARRICFFAHDEDELRHVPHNSGAGLLSPRASSSIDMTAAAAALGLLPGSPTRHFVPPPLSPSAANNGGGAAAHWLQGSRLRSSFNARDAQVDDLGVLLEWESQYLGALSLPQSSRSQLSIRPTAIAPSNLEEMYASDMAMSPRFSNDQVHSVYSPAHKSALLNKFHHQQKGLLSPVNTNRIYSPRGLDPSVLHSPFGGMCPRSPRTMEPASPLTVCVGATATQRDMLDQFSSLNKHQVPSAGSPRNLNVSWGNIGTPKSKVDWGVDKDELVRLRHPVQPGNTEEEPDVSWVQSMVNHAELSGKRGEMAGMASRPTNRPELSSQDDSLDESVIASWLEQQMHLEPK; the protein is encoded by the coding sequence ATGGTCGATCTTGCTGATCTCGAGGGTGCGGGCGAGGCGGCGCGCTCGCATCCCGCCGCTTCCGGCCAGCGGGACAGGCTGGCGGCGCTGCTGGAGCTCGCTGCGGCGGACGACGCCGCGGGGTTCCGCGAGGCGCTCGCGGGAGGAGGCGGCCAGGGCGACGCAGCGGAGCTGGCGGACGGGGTCGGGCTGTGGTACGGCCGAAGCAAGGCGTACGAGCCGCGCACGCCGCtgatggttgcggcgacgtacggCAGCGTCGAAGTGGTGTCGTTGCTGCTCGGCCTCGGATGCGTCGACGTCAACCGGCGCCCCGGCGTCGACGGCGCCACCCCGCTGCACTGCGCCGCTTCCGGCGGCTCGCGAAACGCCGTGGCCGTGGTCAAGCTGCTCCTGGCTGCCGGTGCCTGCCCGGTAACCCCCGACTCCGCCGGTCGCTTGCCTGCCGACGTCATCTTGCCTCCTGCTTCGCCCGACGCCTTGGGCGATCTGGATATGCTCCTTGGCCGCCGCCGAGGGCTCGCTGTCGCGACCTCGGTACCATCGCTCTCGTCGTCCCCGCCGCTCTCGACCTCGCCGGATGAAGGTAACAGGTCGCCATCCTCGCGGTCGTCTTCGTTGTCACCGATTACCGTGGACCGCGCCAAGAAGGAGTACCCGGTGGATCCGACGCTGCCCGACATCAAAAGCAGCGTGTATGCCTCGGACGAATTCCGCATGTTCGCGTTCAAGGTGCGGCCGTGCTCTAGGGCCTACTCGCATGACTGGACAGAGTGTCCGTTCGTGCACCCTGGTGAGAACGCCCGCCGCAGGGACCCCCGCAAGCACCCATACACGGCTGTACCCTGCCCCAACTTCCGCCGCCCTGGAGGTTGTCCCAGTGGTGATAGCTGCGAGTTCTCCCATGGTGTTTTCGAGAGCTGGCTCCACCCATCGCAGTACCGCACAAGGCCCTGCAAGGAGGGCGCAGCTTGTGCCCGCCGCATCTGCTTCTTCGCCCATGATGAAGATGAGCTCCGCCATGTGCCTCACAATAGTGGTGCAGGCCTGCTGTCTCCCCGAGCCTCTTCATCCATTGACATgaccgctgctgctgctgctcttgGGCTTCTACCTGGATCTCCTACCAGACACTTTGTGCCACCACCTCTGTCACCATCTGCCGCCAACAATGGTGGAGGTGCTGCTGCTCATTGGCTTCAAGGTAGCAGGCTACGATCTTCTTTCAATGCAAGGGATGCACAGGTTGATGACCTTGGCGTGCTCCTGGAATGGGAATCACAATACCTTGGAGCTCTCAGCCTCCCACAAAGCAGCCGATCCCAGCTGAGTATTCGTCCAACCGCAATTGCTCCATCCAATCTTGAAGAGATGTATGCTTCAGACATGGCTATGTCGCCAAGATTCTCCAATGATCAAGTTCACTCAGTCTACTCACCAGCACACAAATCTGCACTTCTAAACAAGTTTCATCATCAGCAAAAGGGCCTTCTGTCGCCTGTCAATACTAACAGGATATACTCGCCTAGGGGTCTTGATCCATCAGTTCTCCATTCTCCATTTGGTGGTATGTGTCCTCGGTCCCCTCGGACTATGGAGCCAGCATCTCCCTTAACTGTCTGTGTCGGGGCTACTGCTACACAGCGTGATATGTTGGATCAGTTCTCTTCCCTGAACAAGCATCAGGTGCCATCTGCGGGATCGCCACGGAATCTTAATGTCTCATGGGGCAACATTGGTACCCCAAAAAGTAAGGTGGATTGGGGTGTTGACAAAGATGAACTAGTCCGCTTGAGGCACCCTGTGCAACCTGGAAATACAGAAGAGGAGCCAGATGTGTCTTGGGTGCAGTCAATGGTGAACCATGCTGAGCTGAGTGGCAAGAGGGGTGAAATGGCAGGCATGGCTTCTCGACCAACTAATAGGCCTGAACTGAGCAGTCAGGATGACTCACTGGATGAGAGTGTTATTGCTTCTTGGCTTGAGCAGCAGATGCACTTGGAGCCGAAGTAA
- the LOC100277917 gene encoding uncharacterized protein LOC100277917: protein MTGGSGGRRDHESDRDASTALPVPGPCASTQRALAECRRRAARGPLQPEVLCRHLNRALAECVVTACCPDEIDAVRTLCGSAGTALKRKQCQRARIDLALCLEAHQEP, encoded by the coding sequence ATGACTGGCGGAAGCGGCGGGAGACGAGACCACGAGTCCGACCGAGACGCATCGACGGCCTTGCCCGTCCCGGGACCCTGCGCCTCGACGCAGCGCGCGCTCGCCGagtgccgccgccgcgccgcgcgcGGGCCGCTGCAGCCCGAGGTGCTGTGCCGCCACCTGAACCGCGCGCTAGCGGAGTGCGTCGTGACCGCGTGCTGCCCCGACGAGATCGACGCCGTCCGTACCCTCTGCGGCAGCGCTGGCACCGCGCTCAAGCGCAAGCAGTGCCAGCGGGCGCGCATCGATCTCGCCCTCTGCCTCGAGGCGCATCAAGAGCCCTAA